Proteins from one Streptomyces sp. NBC_00390 genomic window:
- a CDS encoding TetR/AcrR family transcriptional regulator — MTTLPSRAGTKGVPRAARERQVLAAATEEFGRHGYEATTVAAIAARVGVTKPLLHQYFGSKQDLYLACLNPVGDRLLDAIRAAMAEQASDAPPTALRVLLALFTALDGQREAWFVLYDATLPPDSDAAHRAGYYRGAIDDLAAIGTAGLLHAAGSNDPLDADALKYAWRGLCTALVRWWVNHPDQSPEAMAQRCARLFAACRTILATGDETT; from the coding sequence ATGACAACGCTCCCCTCCAGGGCCGGCACCAAGGGCGTGCCCAGGGCCGCGCGCGAACGACAGGTCCTGGCCGCGGCCACCGAGGAGTTCGGCCGCCACGGCTACGAGGCCACCACCGTGGCCGCCATCGCCGCCCGTGTGGGCGTCACCAAGCCACTGCTGCACCAGTACTTCGGCAGCAAGCAAGACCTCTACCTCGCCTGCCTGAACCCGGTTGGCGACCGGCTGCTGGACGCCATCCGCGCCGCGATGGCCGAACAGGCCTCCGACGCGCCGCCCACCGCCCTGCGCGTGCTGCTCGCCCTGTTCACCGCCCTGGACGGACAGCGCGAGGCGTGGTTCGTCCTCTACGACGCCACGCTGCCGCCCGACAGCGACGCCGCCCATCGCGCGGGGTACTACCGCGGCGCCATCGACGACCTCGCCGCGATCGGCACCGCCGGCCTCCTGCACGCGGCTGGATCCAACGACCCGCTTGACGCCGACGCCCTCAAATACGCCTGGCGCGGCCTGTGCACCGCCCTGGTCCGCTGGTGGGTCAACCACCCTGACCAGTCGCCCGAAGCCATGGCGCAGCGCTGCGCACGGCTCTTCGCGGCCTGCCGCACCATCCTCGCCACCGGAGACGAGACCACGTGA